In one window of Candidatus Sulfuricurvum sp. RIFRC-1 DNA:
- a CDS encoding biotin synthase codes for MSKKIFLCSICNINSGTCNEDCKFCSQSVKYKADIERYKQKPMDQILEEARRLEALGALGFCLVTAQKGLDDKTLEFVCNVASTLKREVPRLRLIACNGTASLEQLNELKASGVSAYNHNLETSRSFYPQVCTTHPWDERYETCENVNRSGLKLITGGIFGMGETHEDRLSMLHSLKELNPISVPLNFYHHNPALPLNPNPLTIDECLALISLSRKILDRADRIMIAGGREVTFKERQHEIFEAGANSIVIGNYLTTAGREAHTDLMMLQNLGFDIASSPEDK; via the coding sequence ATGTCAAAAAAAATATTTCTCTGTTCTATCTGCAATATTAACAGCGGTACGTGCAACGAAGATTGTAAATTCTGTTCCCAAAGCGTGAAATACAAAGCGGATATCGAGCGGTACAAGCAAAAGCCTATGGATCAAATCTTGGAGGAAGCCCGCCGTCTCGAAGCTTTGGGGGCTTTGGGATTTTGCCTCGTTACCGCCCAAAAAGGGTTGGATGACAAAACCCTCGAATTTGTCTGTAACGTCGCTTCTACACTCAAACGTGAAGTTCCCCGTCTCCGTCTTATCGCCTGCAACGGGACAGCATCGCTGGAGCAGCTTAATGAACTCAAAGCCTCAGGGGTAAGTGCCTACAACCATAACCTCGAAACGAGCCGAAGCTTTTATCCGCAGGTGTGTACGACCCACCCGTGGGATGAACGTTATGAGACCTGTGAAAACGTCAACCGTTCAGGTTTAAAGCTCATCACCGGAGGAATCTTCGGGATGGGAGAGACACACGAAGATCGCCTCAGTATGCTCCATTCGCTTAAAGAGCTTAATCCCATTTCCGTACCACTCAACTTTTACCACCACAATCCGGCATTGCCGCTAAACCCCAATCCGCTCACCATTGATGAATGCTTAGCGCTTATTTCTCTTTCACGGAAAATTTTAGATCGTGCGGATCGAATTATGATCGCCGGAGGGCGAGAGGTTACCTTCAAAGAGCGTCAGCATGAAATTTTCGAAGCGGGAGCCAACAGCATCGTGATCGGAAATTATCTCACGACCGCCGGACGTGAAGCCCATACGGATCTGATGATGCTCCAAAATCTTGGATTTGATATTGCTTCTTCACCTGAGGATAAGTAA
- a CDS encoding NAD(P)-binding domain-containing protein yields the protein MEHFYQLAIIGAGPAGIATAIESYVLGMRDIVLLEKDENHNATIRKFYKDNKRVDKDWKGQKVELDGTLYFMDGTKESTLDFFDQLLDNEVVELKTHTEVQKIMKIEGGFEVFIAGGSIKAAYVVVTIGRMGKPNKPDYKIPLSIKNQIHFTLDGCSQGEKVMVVGGGDSAIEYAVELCDRNEVSICYRRGTFRRANPTNQTDIEKAVANGSVRPLLNTEIIELESESGKVKVLFSDGTSELFDRLVYAIGGTTPSGFLQSSGIREEDGKPVHDENYQSNVEGLFVAGDITQESGGSIALGLNHGFAIANYIQSL from the coding sequence ATGGAACATTTTTATCAATTAGCGATAATCGGTGCAGGACCTGCCGGTATAGCAACGGCGATTGAGAGTTATGTATTAGGGATGCGCGATATTGTACTTCTTGAAAAAGATGAAAACCATAATGCAACAATTCGGAAGTTTTACAAAGATAATAAGCGGGTCGACAAGGATTGGAAAGGGCAAAAAGTTGAGCTGGACGGAACTCTCTATTTTATGGACGGTACAAAAGAGTCTACGTTAGATTTTTTTGATCAGTTGTTGGATAATGAAGTGGTGGAACTCAAAACCCATACCGAAGTGCAAAAGATAATGAAAATAGAGGGTGGATTTGAAGTTTTTATCGCCGGAGGAAGTATCAAAGCCGCTTATGTGGTTGTAACAATCGGACGAATGGGTAAGCCGAATAAGCCCGATTATAAAATCCCCCTTTCGATTAAAAATCAGATTCATTTTACATTAGATGGATGTTCTCAGGGAGAAAAAGTGATGGTTGTCGGAGGCGGTGATTCGGCAATCGAGTATGCCGTAGAGTTGTGCGATCGAAATGAAGTGAGTATTTGCTATCGTCGAGGAACGTTTCGCAGAGCGAATCCGACGAATCAGACGGATATCGAAAAAGCGGTTGCAAACGGCTCGGTTCGGCCTTTGCTTAATACAGAAATTATCGAGCTTGAGAGCGAGAGCGGAAAAGTCAAAGTATTGTTTAGTGATGGGACATCGGAATTGTTTGACCGACTTGTGTATGCGATTGGCGGCACAACCCCAAGCGGTTTTTTGCAAAGCAGCGGTATTCGTGAAGAGGACGGGAAACCGGTCCATGATGAGAATTATCAGAGCAATGTGGAGGGGTTATTCGTCGCAGGTGACATTACCCAAGAATCAGGCGGTTCGATCGCTCTTGGACTGAATCATGGTTTCGCGATTGCAAATTACATTCAATCTTTGTAA
- a CDS encoding response regulator transcription factor, with amino-acid sequence MLQALMVEDDPDITTLLVNYLKNYGIALNAVSTPSAGLELLENEHFDLIILDLTLPQMDGLELCKRIRLKTDIPILISSARSDINDKVLSLEYGADDYLPKPYEPRELIARIKSVLRRYRPTLEKKNKLFLLNEQEQSILFNGLSLALTRAEYELLSLFILHPNQTLSRDFLSNNSEAISWESSVRTIDVIISRLRQKIEKDPKNPRFIHSIRGSGYRFSG; translated from the coding sequence ATGCTTCAAGCCCTGATGGTCGAAGACGACCCGGATATCACAACGCTGTTGGTTAACTATCTCAAAAACTACGGAATAGCGCTCAACGCCGTCTCAACACCATCTGCAGGATTAGAGCTGCTTGAGAATGAGCATTTTGATCTTATCATCTTGGATTTGACTCTACCACAGATGGATGGGCTGGAACTCTGTAAAAGAATCCGTCTTAAAACCGATATCCCGATACTGATCTCAAGTGCACGAAGCGACATCAATGATAAAGTACTCTCTTTAGAGTACGGGGCAGACGATTATCTCCCAAAACCTTATGAACCTCGTGAATTGATTGCTCGGATCAAAAGTGTTCTCCGCCGTTACCGTCCCACGCTGGAGAAAAAAAACAAGCTCTTTCTCCTGAATGAACAAGAGCAGAGCATTCTCTTTAATGGCTTATCTCTCGCTCTGACGCGGGCCGAATATGAGCTTTTGTCTCTTTTTATCCTCCATCCGAATCAAACGCTCAGTCGTGATTTCCTTTCCAACAATTCCGAAGCAATTTCATGGGAGAGTTCGGTGAGGACTATCGATGTTATCATCAGCCGTTTACGTCAAAAAATTGAAAAAGATCCCAAAAACCCCCGCTTTATCCACTCCATTCGCGGAAGCGGATACCGATTTTCAGGTTAA
- a CDS encoding OmpA family protein gives MKKLAFSAILAATLLGASDFNYEVTPVVGYLWNSTSDETNPSAMGGVENHMVYGLEMQANDLYDSVKPELSVLYGRNRVPGAGEKTGVLTTMFNGVYEMETGTVVTPFAKAGLGYEWYTNTHENDFDGMLLDAGLGLKADITKHIALKLEGLYMYKMNRSGAIDSSSGEVHNVAALAGLTFSFDEKEKAAPVIAAVVAPVVAAVVAPEPKPEPKPEPKPVVVPAPKPAAVAAPIDSDKDGVFDPYDKCPNTPAGFKVDTEGCPLKATLHLNFATDSNKVDAEGTAKVATFAGFLKDSPAYKANIVGHTDSTASDQYNQKLSEKRAETVKSMLIKEGIDASRLTSEGMGEKMPVASNKTKVGRAENRRIEVELCK, from the coding sequence ATGAAAAAATTAGCGTTTTCAGCAATTCTTGCTGCAACTTTACTCGGGGCAAGTGACTTTAATTATGAAGTTACGCCAGTTGTCGGTTACCTCTGGAACAGTACTTCAGACGAAACCAATCCTAGTGCAATGGGTGGTGTAGAAAACCATATGGTATACGGTTTGGAGATGCAAGCAAACGACCTTTACGATAGCGTTAAACCTGAGCTATCTGTTCTTTACGGGCGTAATCGTGTCCCAGGTGCAGGAGAGAAAACAGGGGTTTTGACAACCATGTTTAACGGTGTTTACGAAATGGAAACCGGTACAGTTGTTACTCCGTTTGCAAAAGCGGGTTTAGGGTATGAGTGGTATACCAATACCCATGAAAATGATTTTGATGGAATGCTCCTAGACGCTGGTCTTGGGTTGAAAGCCGATATTACCAAACATATTGCTCTCAAACTCGAAGGGCTTTACATGTACAAAATGAACCGCAGCGGTGCTATTGATTCAAGCAGCGGTGAAGTTCATAATGTAGCGGCGCTTGCCGGTTTGACATTCAGTTTTGATGAAAAAGAAAAAGCGGCTCCGGTTATTGCTGCGGTTGTAGCTCCGGTTGTTGCAGCCGTTGTTGCTCCGGAACCAAAACCGGAGCCAAAACCTGAACCGAAACCCGTAGTTGTCCCTGCACCAAAACCGGCAGCCGTTGCGGCTCCGATCGACAGTGATAAAGACGGTGTCTTTGATCCATATGACAAATGCCCGAATACTCCGGCCGGATTCAAAGTTGATACAGAGGGCTGCCCGCTTAAAGCGACATTGCACCTCAACTTTGCAACCGATTCAAACAAGGTCGATGCTGAAGGTACGGCTAAAGTTGCAACCTTCGCTGGCTTCTTGAAAGACAGCCCGGCCTATAAAGCAAACATTGTCGGTCATACTGACAGCACCGCATCAGACCAATACAATCAAAAACTCTCCGAAAAACGTGCAGAGACCGTTAAATCGATGCTGATTAAAGAGGGTATTGATGCTTCTCGTTTGACATCAGAAGGAATGGGTGAAAAAATGCCTGTAGCTTCCAATAAAACAAAAGTAGGACGTGCTGAAAATCGCCGTATCGAAGTAGAACTTTGCAAATAA
- the msrA gene encoding peptide-methionine (S)-S-oxide reductase MsrA — protein MEKALLGGGCFWCIEAVYNRVNGVQSAISGYAGGARRDPSYEQVCSGATGHAEVVEITYDPALITYEEILDIFWAIHNPTTLNSQGADRGTQYRSVIYYYNDVQKEKAVVSIAKAQKEWEDPIVTELSSAPEFFAAEGYHQNYYTEHPTQGYCYAVIAPKIQKFMVKFGDKVKW, from the coding sequence ATGGAAAAGGCACTTTTAGGGGGCGGATGCTTTTGGTGCATCGAAGCAGTTTATAATCGTGTGAATGGAGTGCAAAGTGCCATTAGCGGCTATGCGGGCGGAGCACGAAGAGATCCGAGTTACGAGCAGGTATGCAGCGGCGCAACCGGACATGCGGAAGTAGTAGAGATAACCTATGATCCCGCACTTATAACCTATGAAGAGATACTTGATATTTTTTGGGCCATTCACAATCCGACAACATTGAATAGCCAAGGGGCTGATCGCGGAACGCAATACCGTTCGGTAATTTACTATTATAATGACGTTCAAAAAGAAAAAGCGGTTGTATCGATTGCAAAAGCTCAAAAAGAATGGGAAGATCCGATCGTTACGGAACTCTCATCTGCGCCTGAGTTTTTCGCAGCAGAAGGGTATCATCAAAACTATTACACGGAACATCCGACGCAAGGGTATTGTTACGCAGTTATTGCGCCAAAGATTCAGAAATTTATGGTTAAATTTGGAGATAAGGTAAAATGGTGA
- a CDS encoding ArsS family sensor histidine kinase, translated as MRHSIFLRITLFFIITLIAMGIGFYFLNQKLTQEHTKKLELEAGNLLLVLRKSIVLDLPERRSFLQEQGYSVTEPHPDLIKTLDNALTAVPENYPEAIKDSLKEGRIRILKDENHLYVYLTKAAPPLLLIKTDVAHQSLWPAALFATLTLALLLLYWLIIRTLFPLKTLIHSITHYGKEGVYIPIKSDKKDEISLVSRTLDSAMDKNQTLLEARRLFLRNIMHELKTPITVGKLALPFLKNKEEKSILERAFLRMEHLIAELVKVEQITSGALAPHLQECDPKILIEKGQTLLFLSDDILDLQLSGIPIYADCEVLVTVFKNLIDNAIKYSSDGKVTIVQNEKNILFYNRGEPWESGCTLQTLCEPFFHHHENTQSFGLGLYLVKSILDAHNFALHYRYVEGRHCFEVICFNPLLPHD; from the coding sequence ATGCGACATAGTATCTTTTTGCGTATTACCCTGTTTTTTATCATCACACTCATTGCCATGGGTATAGGATTTTATTTTTTAAACCAAAAACTCACCCAAGAGCATACCAAAAAGCTTGAGCTGGAAGCGGGAAATCTCCTTCTTGTTTTACGCAAAAGTATTGTCCTGGATCTCCCTGAACGGCGCTCTTTTTTGCAAGAACAAGGATACAGTGTTACCGAACCTCATCCTGATCTTATTAAAACACTGGATAATGCCCTCACTGCTGTCCCTGAGAATTATCCTGAAGCGATCAAAGACTCACTTAAAGAGGGGCGAATACGGATTTTAAAAGATGAGAATCATCTCTATGTTTATCTAACGAAAGCAGCTCCGCCTCTGCTGCTCATCAAAACCGATGTGGCCCATCAGTCCCTTTGGCCTGCAGCACTTTTCGCCACCCTGACACTGGCTCTTTTGCTTTTGTACTGGCTTATCATCCGAACTCTTTTCCCCCTTAAAACACTGATTCATTCGATTACTCATTATGGAAAAGAGGGGGTTTATATCCCGATCAAAAGCGATAAAAAAGACGAGATTTCTCTCGTTTCTCGTACACTCGACAGCGCAATGGATAAAAACCAAACCCTCCTTGAAGCACGCAGACTCTTTTTACGCAACATCATGCATGAGCTGAAAACGCCGATTACCGTTGGGAAGCTGGCGCTGCCTTTCCTCAAGAACAAAGAAGAAAAGTCTATTCTAGAACGCGCTTTTTTACGGATGGAGCATCTGATTGCGGAATTGGTAAAAGTAGAGCAGATCACGTCCGGAGCACTCGCCCCTCATTTGCAAGAATGTGATCCGAAAATCCTGATTGAAAAAGGACAAACCTTACTTTTTTTAAGCGATGATATTCTCGATCTTCAATTGAGCGGAATACCGATTTATGCCGATTGCGAGGTGTTGGTAACCGTCTTTAAAAATCTAATCGATAACGCGATTAAGTACAGTTCGGATGGAAAAGTTACCATTGTTCAAAACGAGAAAAATATCCTCTTTTATAATAGAGGAGAACCGTGGGAGAGCGGGTGTACACTGCAAACCCTCTGCGAACCGTTTTTTCATCACCATGAAAATACTCAAAGTTTCGGCTTAGGGCTCTACCTTGTAAAATCGATTCTCGATGCCCATAACTTTGCCCTTCATTATCGCTATGTTGAGGGAAGACACTGCTTTGAGGTAATCTGTTTTAACCCTCTTTTACCGCACGATTAA
- a CDS encoding AMMECR1 domain-containing protein: MSQSLLLTIARASIEEVLQAETSIERSKLLEEYPILSQAMECEITLYLDNKLRGSARTENLGRSLLEEIIHNAKVAAFQDENFDPLVTSEYLHTTIKLTLFTADGELSHQSEPILKA, translated from the coding sequence ATGTCACAATCGCTGTTATTAACCATTGCCAGAGCCTCTATCGAAGAGGTGCTCCAAGCAGAAACATCGATTGAGCGTTCGAAACTTCTCGAAGAATATCCCATACTCTCTCAAGCTATGGAGTGTGAAATCACCCTCTATTTAGATAATAAACTTCGCGGTTCTGCACGCACAGAAAATCTGGGGCGCTCACTGCTCGAAGAGATCATCCATAATGCCAAAGTTGCCGCCTTTCAGGATGAAAATTTCGATCCTCTCGTCACTTCTGAATATCTCCATACCACTATCAAGCTCACTTTATTCACCGCCGATGGAGAGCTAAGTCATCAAAGTGAACCAATACTAAAGGCGTAA